In one window of Drosophila mauritiana strain mau12 chromosome X, ASM438214v1, whole genome shotgun sequence DNA:
- the LOC117147925 gene encoding guanine nucleotide-releasing factor 2 isoform X4 — protein MPQFDESFLSDCALADRWHFYSYTVKQLPPHPSPKPKPNRNRNPYPSSASHDDHQQQLHHHHHNHHRLWKTQRQSWSPRDTNNNHSLTSSNCNCNSSNTCNSISATGNTLHSIKFHRRRKYKKLARLALSTPAIPLQMDVDVTVDREFDMEMDTPVPLKNAVCHGSISSPSTPGTCSSGIGVGGGGCSSSSNNSINSGSYSTACTPPPPTHHHHSQHQQLQGTPGGSSRVGGAGTGAAGAGGGSGVPPAPPSAGSSGHKNSLKGTKLARRARSFKDDLIEKISLMRTTNNTLGRSHSPHSPRTKHGSKAPPTTEEVLRSTQTLETHVKDISNALKHFRDVILKKKLEVLPGNGTVILETIASMYSVIQTYTLNENSAIMSSATQQVYQSLGKLIKLCDEVMLSEDSGECASLSNENVREVIDLLEDAVRNLVTLAQGKLKEQDQCAFRYSGSGLGGIGAAAEIMGAVTASPGVSVPGTGVMRVSAAESAAQRTSLPDIALTPKERDILEQHNVNPMRGSHSTESILRDTSPPPKPPLPNRASNPPPLPPKRRSQPGASAGAVGVGCSSSTSTSNQASPLPYAQSHNISLNSDLDCSSNISLLNYGVDRLSVRSRSPDENSQCSFDSALNHSREEEDHQQQQQHLRSFPKLAAMMDEDMDKMVSYSFVSMREFRTCTQTTDYSVQSSTKSSSSNSEIAFSISESTAVGSSSEYQQISQSVSHSQRHISSSSSSCTTTTTSSSTTTGYGSSELEQQQQTTTTTPADLAPALPPKSIQRSSLTRHESPGVGDELDEAQSSSGWASHRSSQSEVAELRQLSPLHHLNHHPHTASAGQLQQWHSKHHSLIEGPRLQLAGSGSCRAFDQRHLDQEPPPLPMKKKHILAYMEICSASTRSIEQHRHTMHACNISRNISHSQTMNIMPMSKELSPELEMPPALPPKNYKQRKATSMVASPTLQPIIVTTPPPSPKPTLGENGSTGRPDSRMATVCEELNDAVASEDAMPEPRSPVLDSNENVSAVDDGQTFYFHSHQLPVADLEMSEDTSSADNQPSTTPQVLEEQEEPTAESRPLVAVHESVKPENADEDEEAERADMLINMLEEVNITRYLILKKREEDGPEVKGGYIDALIVHASRVQKVADNAFCEAFITTFRTFIQPIDVIEKLTHRYTYFFCQVQDNKQKAAKETFALLVRVVNDLTSTDLTSQLLSLLVEFVYQLVCSGQLYLAKLLRNKFVEKVTLYKEPKLGGAGCVGGAGIASSGGSSGAASGGNQPSLLDLKSLEIAEQMTLLDAELFTKIEIPEVLLFAKDQCEEKSPNLNKFTEHFNKMSYWARSKILRLQDAKEREKHVNKFIKIMKHLRKMNNYNSYLALLSALDSGPIRRLEWQKGITEEVRAFCALIDSSSSFRAYRQALAETNPPCIPYIGLILQDLTFVHVGNQDYLSKGVINFSKRWQQYNIIDNMKRFKKCAYPFRRNERIIRFFDNFKDFMGEEEMWQISEKIKPRGRRPVNY, from the exons ATGCCGCAGTTTGATGAATCTTTTTTGAGCGACTGTGCGCTCGCCGACCGCTGGCATTTCTATTCGTACACGGTCAAGCAATTGCCGCCGCATCCGAgtccgaaaccgaaaccgaatcggaatcggaatccgtATCCCAGCAGTGCCAGCCACGAtgaccatcagcagcaactccatcatcatcatcacaaTCACCATCGTCTTTGGAAGACTCAGCGGCAGTCGTGGTCGCCGCGCGACACCAACAACAATCATAGCCTCAcaagcagcaactgcaactgcaacagcagcaacacctgCAACAGCATCAGTGCCACCGGCAACACGTTGCATAGCATCAAATTCCACAGACGTCGCAAATACAAAAAGCTGGCACGATTGGCGCTATCAACGCCAGCGATTCCACTGcagatggatgtggatgtgacCGTGGATAGGGAGTTCGATATGGAGATGGACACACCTGTGCCGCTCAAGAATGCGGTGTGCC ACGGCAGCATCAGTTCTCCATCCACGCCCGGCACCTGTTCCAGTGGCATCGGAGTGGGCGGTGgcggctgcagcagcagcagcaacaatagcATCAACAGCGGCAGCTACTCCACCGCCTGCACTCCGCCACCACCCACGCATCACCATCACTCGCAGCACCAGCAGCTGCAGGGCACGCCCGGAGGATCTAGTCGGGTCGGGGGagcaggaacaggagcagCCGGAGCTGGTGGTGGCAGTGGTGTGCCACCGGCACCACCCAGTGCCGGATCCTCGGGCCACAAGAACAGTCTCAAGGGCACCAAGTTAGCGCGCCGGGCGCGCTCTTTTAAGGACGACCTCATCGAGAAGATTTCCCTGATGCGAACCACCAACAATACACTGGGTCGCTCCCACTCGCCGCACAGTCCGCGCACCAAGCACGGCTCAAAGGCACCACCCACCACCGAGGAGGTGCTCCGGTCCACCCAAACGCTGGAGACGCACGTCAAGGACATCTCGAATGCCCTGAAGCACTTCCGGGATGTCATACTCAAGAAGAAGCTGGAGGTGTTGCCGGGCAACGGAACGGTCATTCTGGAAACCATAGCCAGCATGTACTCCG TGATCCAAACCTACACCCTGAATGAAAACAGTGCCATCATGAGCTCCGCCACGCAGCAGGTTTACCAGAGCCTGGGCAAGCTCATCAAGCTCTGCGACGAGGTGATGCTCTCCGAGGACAGCGGCGAGTGTGCCTCCCTGAGCAACGAGAATGTGCGGGAAGTCATTGATCTTCTGGAGGATGCTGTGCGG AATCTCGTTACGCTGGCGCAGGGCAAGCTGAAGGAGCAGGATCAGTGCGCCTTTCGCTACAGTGGATCTGGCCTGGGCGGCATTGGAGCGGCGGCGGAGATCATGGGTGCGGTCACCGCCTCGCCGGGAGTGAGTGTTCCCGGTACTGGAGTCATGCGCGTTTCGGCCGCCGAATCAGCTGCCCAGCGCACTTCGTTGCCGGACATAGCGCTCACGCCCAAGGAGCGCGACATACTGGAGCAGCACAATGTGAACCCGATGCGCGGCTCCCACAGCACCGAAAGTATCCTGCGCGACACGAGTCCACCGCCGAAGCCACCGCTACCCAATAGGGCCAGTAACCCGCCGCCGTTGCCACCCAAGCGACGCAGCCAGCCGGGCGCATCAGCTGGTGCAGTGGGCGTGGGCTGCTCATCGTCGACATCCACCTCCAATCAGGCCAGTCCGCTGCCCTACGCCCAGTCCCATAATATCAGTCTGAACTCGGACCTGGACTGCAGTTCCAATATCTCGCTGCTGAATTATGGCGTGGATCG CCTATCCGTGCGGTCACGGTCACCGGATGAGAATAGTCAGTGCTCCTTTGACTCGGCGTTGAATCACTCACGCGAGGAAGAggaccaccaacagcaacagcagcacctGAGGTCGTTTCCAAAGTTGGCAGCGATGATGGACGAAGACATGGACAAGATGGTCAGCTACA GTTTCGTGTCGATGCGTGAGTTTCGCACTTGCACACAGACGACGGACTACAGTGTCCAGTCCTCCACGAAGTCGTCCAGCAGCAATTCGGAGATTGCGTTTAGCATCAGTGAGTCGACGGCGgtcggcagcagcagcgaatACCAGCAGATTAGCCAGTCGGTGTCGCACAGCCAGCGTCATATATCCTCGAGCAGTAGCAGCTGCACCACCAcgaccaccagcagcagcacaaccACCGGCTATGGCAGCAGCGaactggagcagcagcagcagacgacgacgacgacgccGGCCGATCTGGCGCCCGCCCTGCCGCCAAAGAGCATCCAACGGAGCAGCCTAACCCGCCACGAGTCGCCCGGAGTTGGCGATGAGCTGGACGAGGCGCAGTCCTCCTCCGGCTGGGCCAGCCACCGGAGCAGCCAGTCGGAGGTGGCCGAGCTGCGTCAGCTGTCGCCGCTCCATCACCTCAATCACCATCCGCACACTGCGTCCGCCGGCCAGCTGCAGCAGTGGCACTCCAAGCACCACAGCCTGATCGAGGGACCCCGCCTCCAGCTGGCGGGGAGTGGCAGCTGCAGGGCGTTCGATCAGCGCCACTTGGACCAGGAGCCACCGCCGCTGCCCATGAAAAAGAAGCACA TACTGGCGTATATGGAAATCTGCTCGGCGTCCACGCGATCCATTGAGCAGCACCGGCACACGATGCACGCCTGCAACATAAGTCGCAACATCTCGCACAGCCAGACCATGAA CATTATGCCCATGAGCAAGGAACTGTCGCCGGAGCTCGAGATGCCACCTGCCCTGCCGCCAAAGAACTACAAGCAGCGCAAGGCGACAAGCATGGTAGCATCACCCACGCTACAGCCCATCATTGTGACCACGCCGCCGCCGAGTCCGAAGCCGACGCTGGGCGAGAATGGGTCGACGGGCAGGCCTGACAGCCGGATGGCCACCGTATGCGAGGAGCTGAACGATGCAGTGGCCAGCGAGGATGCGATGCCGGAGCCCCGTTCTCCCGTACTGGACAGCAATGAGAATGTGAGCGCCGTCGATGATGGACAGACCTTCTATTTTCACTCACATCAGCTGCCCGTCGCCGATTTGGAGATGAGCGAGGACACGAGCAGTGCCGACAACCAGCCATCAACCACGCCCCAAGTGCtcgaggagcaggaggagccaACGGCGGAGTCCCGACCACTGGTCGCTGTGCACGAGTCGGTTAAGCCAGAGAACGccgacgaggatgaggaggcggAGCGAGCAGATATGCTGATCAACATGCTGGAGGAGGTCAACATCACACGGTACCTGATACTCAAGAAGAGAGAGGAGGACGGGCCCGAGGTGAAGGGCGGCTACATCGACGCCCTCATCGTGCACGCCAGCCGCGTCCAGAAGGTCGCCGACAATG CATTCTGCGAGGCCTTCATCACCACCTTTCGCACCTTCATCCAGCCGATCGACGTGATCGAGAAGCTGACCCATCGCTACACATACTTCTTCTGTCAAGTGCAGGACAACAAGCAGAAGGCCGCCAAGGAGACCTTTGCGCTGCTGGTCCGAGTCGTCAACGATTTAAC GTCGACAGATCTTACCAGCCAGCTGCTGAGCCTGCTGGTCGAGTTCGTCTATCAGTTGGTTTGCTCTGGACAATTGTACTTGGCCAAGTTGCTGCGCAACAAGTTCGTGGAGAAGGTGACGCTGTACAAGGAGCCCAAGTTGGGCGGAGCCGGTTGTGTCGGCGGAGCAGGAATCGCCAGCAGTGGTGGATCCAGTGGTGCAGCTAGTGGTGGAAACCAGCCTAGCCTGCTCGACCTCAAGTCCCTGGAGATTGCCGAACAGATGACGCTGCTGGATGCGGAGCTGTTCACGAAGATCGAGATACCCGAAGTATTACTATTTGCCAAAGATCAGTGCGAGGAGAAGTCGCCCAACCTTAACAAGTTCACCGAGCACTTCAACAAGATGTCCTACTGGGCGCGCTCCAAAATTCTGCGCCTGCAGGATGCCAAGGAGCGGGAGAAGCACGTGAACAAGTTTATCAAAATCATGAAGCATCTACGCAAGATGAACAACTACAACTCGTATCTGGCGCTGTTGTCGGCCCTCGATTCGGGTCCCATAAGAAG ATTGGAGTGGCAAAAAGGCATCACCGAGGAGGTGCGAGCCTTCTGCGCGCTCATCGATTCCAGCTCCAGTTTTCGCGCCTATCGACAGGCGCTGGCCGAAACTAATCCGCCCTGCATACCCTACAT CGGCCTAATTCTGCAGGATCTAACGTTTGTGCATGTGGGCAACCAGGACTACCTGTCCAAGGGCGTCATTAACTTCTCCAAGCGCTGGCAGCAGTACAACATAATTGACAACATGAAACGTTTTAAGAAATG TGCCTATCCATTTCGACGCAACGAGCGCATTATACGCTTCTTTGATAACTTCAAGGACTTTATGGGCGAGGAGGAGATGTGGCAGATATCGGAGAAGATCAAGCCGCGTGGACGCCGCCCCGTTAACTATTAG
- the LOC117147925 gene encoding guanine nucleotide-releasing factor 2 isoform X3, which translates to MPQFDESFLSDCALADRWHFYSYTVKQLPPHPSPKPKPNRNRNPYPSSASHDDHQQQLHHHHHNHHRLWKTQRQSWSPRDTNNNHSLTSSNCNCNSSNTCNSISATGNTLHSIKFHRRRKYKKLARLALSTPAIPLQMDVDVTVDREFDMEMDTPVPLKNAVCHGSISSPSTPGTCSSGIGVGGGGCSSSSNNSINSGSYSTACTPPPPTHHHHSQHQQLQGTPGGSSRVGGAGTGAAGAGGGSGVPPAPPSAGSSGHKNSLKGTKLARRARSFKDDLIEKISLMRTTNNTLGRSHSPHSPRTKHGSKAPPTTEEVLRSTQTLETHVKDISNALKHFRDVILKKKLEVLPGNGTVILETIASMYSVIQTYTLNENSAIMSSATQQVYQSLGKLIKLCDEVMLSEDSGECASLSNENVREVIDLLEDAVRNLVTLAQGKLKEQDQCAFRYSGSGLGGIGAAAEIMGAVTASPGVSVPGTGVMRVSAAESAAQRTSLPDIALTPKERDILEQHNVNPMRGSHSTESILRDTSPPPKPPLPNRASNPPPLPPKRRSQPGASAGAVGVGCSSSTSTSNQASPLPYAQSHNISLNSDLDCSSNISLLNYGVDRLSVRSRSPDENSQCSFDSALNHSREEEDHQQQQQHLRSFPKLAAMMDEDMDKMVSYSAAIDDKTQTPLSTGGGVAGVAGGTGGAAEGAAAAASGGRETNSNRLSNESGFVSMREFRTCTQTTDYSVQSSTKSSSSNSEIAFSISESTAVGSSSEYQQISQSVSHSQRHISSSSSSCTTTTTSSSTTTGYGSSELEQQQQTTTTTPADLAPALPPKSIQRSSLTRHESPGVGDELDEAQSSSGWASHRSSQSEVAELRQLSPLHHLNHHPHTASAGQLQQWHSKHHSLIEGPRLQLAGSGSCRAFDQRHLDQEPPPLPMKKKHILAYMEICSASTRSIEQHRHTMHACNISRNISHSQTMNIMPMSKELSPELEMPPALPPKNYKQRKATSMVASPTLQPIIVTTPPPSPKPTLGENGSTGRPDSRMATVCEELNDAVASEDAMPEPRSPVLDSNENVSAVDDGQTFYFHSHQLPVADLEMSEDTSSADNQPSTTPQVLEEQEEPTAESRPLVAVHESVKPENADEDEEAERADMLINMLEEVNITRYLILKKREEDGPEVKGGYIDALIVHASRVQKVADNAFCEAFITTFRTFIQPIDVIEKLTHRYTYFFCQVQDNKQKAAKETFALLVRVVNDLTSTDLTSQLLSLLVEFVYQLVCSGQLYLAKLLRNKFVEKVTLYKEPKLGGAGCVGGAGIASSGGSSGAASGGNQPSLLDLKSLEIAEQMTLLDAELFTKIEIPEVLLFAKDQCEEKSPNLNKFTEHFNKMSYWARSKILRLQDAKEREKHVNKFIKIMKHLRKMNNYNSYLALLSALDSGPIRRLEWQKGITEEVRAFCALIDSSSSFRAYRQALAETNPPCIPYIGLILQDLTFVHVGNQDYLSKGVINFSKRWQQYNIIDNMKRFKKCAYPFRRNERIIRFFDNFKDFMGEEEMWQISEKIKPRGRRPVNY; encoded by the exons ATGCCGCAGTTTGATGAATCTTTTTTGAGCGACTGTGCGCTCGCCGACCGCTGGCATTTCTATTCGTACACGGTCAAGCAATTGCCGCCGCATCCGAgtccgaaaccgaaaccgaatcggaatcggaatccgtATCCCAGCAGTGCCAGCCACGAtgaccatcagcagcaactccatcatcatcatcacaaTCACCATCGTCTTTGGAAGACTCAGCGGCAGTCGTGGTCGCCGCGCGACACCAACAACAATCATAGCCTCAcaagcagcaactgcaactgcaacagcagcaacacctgCAACAGCATCAGTGCCACCGGCAACACGTTGCATAGCATCAAATTCCACAGACGTCGCAAATACAAAAAGCTGGCACGATTGGCGCTATCAACGCCAGCGATTCCACTGcagatggatgtggatgtgacCGTGGATAGGGAGTTCGATATGGAGATGGACACACCTGTGCCGCTCAAGAATGCGGTGTGCC ACGGCAGCATCAGTTCTCCATCCACGCCCGGCACCTGTTCCAGTGGCATCGGAGTGGGCGGTGgcggctgcagcagcagcagcaacaatagcATCAACAGCGGCAGCTACTCCACCGCCTGCACTCCGCCACCACCCACGCATCACCATCACTCGCAGCACCAGCAGCTGCAGGGCACGCCCGGAGGATCTAGTCGGGTCGGGGGagcaggaacaggagcagCCGGAGCTGGTGGTGGCAGTGGTGTGCCACCGGCACCACCCAGTGCCGGATCCTCGGGCCACAAGAACAGTCTCAAGGGCACCAAGTTAGCGCGCCGGGCGCGCTCTTTTAAGGACGACCTCATCGAGAAGATTTCCCTGATGCGAACCACCAACAATACACTGGGTCGCTCCCACTCGCCGCACAGTCCGCGCACCAAGCACGGCTCAAAGGCACCACCCACCACCGAGGAGGTGCTCCGGTCCACCCAAACGCTGGAGACGCACGTCAAGGACATCTCGAATGCCCTGAAGCACTTCCGGGATGTCATACTCAAGAAGAAGCTGGAGGTGTTGCCGGGCAACGGAACGGTCATTCTGGAAACCATAGCCAGCATGTACTCCG TGATCCAAACCTACACCCTGAATGAAAACAGTGCCATCATGAGCTCCGCCACGCAGCAGGTTTACCAGAGCCTGGGCAAGCTCATCAAGCTCTGCGACGAGGTGATGCTCTCCGAGGACAGCGGCGAGTGTGCCTCCCTGAGCAACGAGAATGTGCGGGAAGTCATTGATCTTCTGGAGGATGCTGTGCGG AATCTCGTTACGCTGGCGCAGGGCAAGCTGAAGGAGCAGGATCAGTGCGCCTTTCGCTACAGTGGATCTGGCCTGGGCGGCATTGGAGCGGCGGCGGAGATCATGGGTGCGGTCACCGCCTCGCCGGGAGTGAGTGTTCCCGGTACTGGAGTCATGCGCGTTTCGGCCGCCGAATCAGCTGCCCAGCGCACTTCGTTGCCGGACATAGCGCTCACGCCCAAGGAGCGCGACATACTGGAGCAGCACAATGTGAACCCGATGCGCGGCTCCCACAGCACCGAAAGTATCCTGCGCGACACGAGTCCACCGCCGAAGCCACCGCTACCCAATAGGGCCAGTAACCCGCCGCCGTTGCCACCCAAGCGACGCAGCCAGCCGGGCGCATCAGCTGGTGCAGTGGGCGTGGGCTGCTCATCGTCGACATCCACCTCCAATCAGGCCAGTCCGCTGCCCTACGCCCAGTCCCATAATATCAGTCTGAACTCGGACCTGGACTGCAGTTCCAATATCTCGCTGCTGAATTATGGCGTGGATCG CCTATCCGTGCGGTCACGGTCACCGGATGAGAATAGTCAGTGCTCCTTTGACTCGGCGTTGAATCACTCACGCGAGGAAGAggaccaccaacagcaacagcagcacctGAGGTCGTTTCCAAAGTTGGCAGCGATGATGGACGAAGACATGGACAAGATGGTCAGCTACA GCGCCGCAATCGACGACAAAACGCAGACACCACTTTCGACTGGTGGTGGTGTAgctggtgttgctggtggaactggaggagcagccgaaggtgcagctgctgcagcgtCTGGTGGCAGGGAAACTAACAGCAATCGCCTCTCAAACGAATCGG GTTTCGTGTCGATGCGTGAGTTTCGCACTTGCACACAGACGACGGACTACAGTGTCCAGTCCTCCACGAAGTCGTCCAGCAGCAATTCGGAGATTGCGTTTAGCATCAGTGAGTCGACGGCGgtcggcagcagcagcgaatACCAGCAGATTAGCCAGTCGGTGTCGCACAGCCAGCGTCATATATCCTCGAGCAGTAGCAGCTGCACCACCAcgaccaccagcagcagcacaaccACCGGCTATGGCAGCAGCGaactggagcagcagcagcagacgacgacgacgacgccGGCCGATCTGGCGCCCGCCCTGCCGCCAAAGAGCATCCAACGGAGCAGCCTAACCCGCCACGAGTCGCCCGGAGTTGGCGATGAGCTGGACGAGGCGCAGTCCTCCTCCGGCTGGGCCAGCCACCGGAGCAGCCAGTCGGAGGTGGCCGAGCTGCGTCAGCTGTCGCCGCTCCATCACCTCAATCACCATCCGCACACTGCGTCCGCCGGCCAGCTGCAGCAGTGGCACTCCAAGCACCACAGCCTGATCGAGGGACCCCGCCTCCAGCTGGCGGGGAGTGGCAGCTGCAGGGCGTTCGATCAGCGCCACTTGGACCAGGAGCCACCGCCGCTGCCCATGAAAAAGAAGCACA TACTGGCGTATATGGAAATCTGCTCGGCGTCCACGCGATCCATTGAGCAGCACCGGCACACGATGCACGCCTGCAACATAAGTCGCAACATCTCGCACAGCCAGACCATGAA CATTATGCCCATGAGCAAGGAACTGTCGCCGGAGCTCGAGATGCCACCTGCCCTGCCGCCAAAGAACTACAAGCAGCGCAAGGCGACAAGCATGGTAGCATCACCCACGCTACAGCCCATCATTGTGACCACGCCGCCGCCGAGTCCGAAGCCGACGCTGGGCGAGAATGGGTCGACGGGCAGGCCTGACAGCCGGATGGCCACCGTATGCGAGGAGCTGAACGATGCAGTGGCCAGCGAGGATGCGATGCCGGAGCCCCGTTCTCCCGTACTGGACAGCAATGAGAATGTGAGCGCCGTCGATGATGGACAGACCTTCTATTTTCACTCACATCAGCTGCCCGTCGCCGATTTGGAGATGAGCGAGGACACGAGCAGTGCCGACAACCAGCCATCAACCACGCCCCAAGTGCtcgaggagcaggaggagccaACGGCGGAGTCCCGACCACTGGTCGCTGTGCACGAGTCGGTTAAGCCAGAGAACGccgacgaggatgaggaggcggAGCGAGCAGATATGCTGATCAACATGCTGGAGGAGGTCAACATCACACGGTACCTGATACTCAAGAAGAGAGAGGAGGACGGGCCCGAGGTGAAGGGCGGCTACATCGACGCCCTCATCGTGCACGCCAGCCGCGTCCAGAAGGTCGCCGACAATG CATTCTGCGAGGCCTTCATCACCACCTTTCGCACCTTCATCCAGCCGATCGACGTGATCGAGAAGCTGACCCATCGCTACACATACTTCTTCTGTCAAGTGCAGGACAACAAGCAGAAGGCCGCCAAGGAGACCTTTGCGCTGCTGGTCCGAGTCGTCAACGATTTAAC GTCGACAGATCTTACCAGCCAGCTGCTGAGCCTGCTGGTCGAGTTCGTCTATCAGTTGGTTTGCTCTGGACAATTGTACTTGGCCAAGTTGCTGCGCAACAAGTTCGTGGAGAAGGTGACGCTGTACAAGGAGCCCAAGTTGGGCGGAGCCGGTTGTGTCGGCGGAGCAGGAATCGCCAGCAGTGGTGGATCCAGTGGTGCAGCTAGTGGTGGAAACCAGCCTAGCCTGCTCGACCTCAAGTCCCTGGAGATTGCCGAACAGATGACGCTGCTGGATGCGGAGCTGTTCACGAAGATCGAGATACCCGAAGTATTACTATTTGCCAAAGATCAGTGCGAGGAGAAGTCGCCCAACCTTAACAAGTTCACCGAGCACTTCAACAAGATGTCCTACTGGGCGCGCTCCAAAATTCTGCGCCTGCAGGATGCCAAGGAGCGGGAGAAGCACGTGAACAAGTTTATCAAAATCATGAAGCATCTACGCAAGATGAACAACTACAACTCGTATCTGGCGCTGTTGTCGGCCCTCGATTCGGGTCCCATAAGAAG ATTGGAGTGGCAAAAAGGCATCACCGAGGAGGTGCGAGCCTTCTGCGCGCTCATCGATTCCAGCTCCAGTTTTCGCGCCTATCGACAGGCGCTGGCCGAAACTAATCCGCCCTGCATACCCTACAT CGGCCTAATTCTGCAGGATCTAACGTTTGTGCATGTGGGCAACCAGGACTACCTGTCCAAGGGCGTCATTAACTTCTCCAAGCGCTGGCAGCAGTACAACATAATTGACAACATGAAACGTTTTAAGAAATG TGCCTATCCATTTCGACGCAACGAGCGCATTATACGCTTCTTTGATAACTTCAAGGACTTTATGGGCGAGGAGGAGATGTGGCAGATATCGGAGAAGATCAAGCCGCGTGGACGCCGCCCCGTTAACTATTAG